Proteins from a genomic interval of Anolis sagrei isolate rAnoSag1 chromosome 1, rAnoSag1.mat, whole genome shotgun sequence:
- the NKX2-8 gene encoding homeobox protein Nkx-2.8, producing MSQPRSGRLPCQSPGVAPMAGRISFTVRSLLDLPEKDGEGSSGQSRRDAEPMDGGYRGGSLFGEWMETDRNHYVSSDESCGESRIHPTAMAPAPRGLEEEEEEEEEEEEKKKKRRVLFSKAQTLALERRFRQQRYLSAPEREQLAHLLRLTPTQVKIWFQNHRYKMKRAKGAERGGGEAGGGGLGAREGAPLLRRVVVPILVRDGKACQSCTGAATPPGQDYGLPGTYPAFPQAASLGLFPAYQHLAPPALVSWNWG from the exons ATGAGCCAGCCCCGGTCTGGTCgccttccctgccagtcccccgGCGTCGCCCCCATGGCAGGCAGGATCAGCTTCACCGTCCGGAGCCTCTTGGATTTACCCGAGAAGGACGGCGAAGGAAGCAGCGGCCAAAGCAGGAGAGACGCTGAGCCTATGGACGGGGGCTACAGAGGCGGATCCCTCTTCGGGGAATGGATGGAGACTGATCGGAACCACTATGTGT CTTCGGATGAGAGCTGCGGCGAGAGCAGGATTCACCCCACGGCGATGGCTCCGGCTCCAAGgggtttggaggaggaggaagaggaggaagaggaagaggaggagaagaagaagaagcgtcGCGTGCTCTTCTCCAAGGCGCAGACGCTGGCGCTGGAGCGGCGCTTTCGGCAGCAGCGCTACCTGTCTGCGCCGGAGCGGGAGCAGCTGGCCCACTTGCTCCGCCTGACGCCCACCCAGGTCAAGATCTGGTTCCAGAACCACCGCTACAAGATGAAGCGGGCCAAgggcgccgagagaggaggaggagaagccggaGGAGGGGGCCTCGGGGCCCGCGAGGGGGCGCCTCTCCTGCGCCGGGTGGTGGTGCCCATCCTGGTCAGGGACGGCAAGGCCTGCCAGAGCTGCACCGGGGCTGCCACCCCTCCAGGGCAGGACTACGGCCTCCCCGGGACCTACCCGGCCTTTCCCCAGGCCGCTTCCCTCGGCCTTTTCCCCGCTTACCAGCACTTAGCGCCGCCGGCCTTGGTGTCCTGGAACTGGGGCTGA